The genomic stretch TCTTCACCACATCGCTCTGCTCCGATTCGACCTGCGCGTCCGCCTCGTCCACACCCGCTTCGACCCGCACCTTCACATCCTGCAAAAATGGCAGAACCCCTGCCCGTTCCGGAGACTGGTCGTAGGCGAGATCGAGCAGTTTGCGCACGTTCCCGACCTTCTGACTCCCGCCAAACGTCAGCAATAGCGCCTGCTCGTACCCGGTCACTTCCAAGATGCGCGCCACCAGTTCCCCAGCGGACAAAAATCCCTGTTCCTCCCGCCAACTGTTCAAACAGCGCGCGGCAAACTGCAACTTCTCCTGATCATCTGGCGCAACCGAACTCCACGTTTCCAATTCCTCAAACACTTCGCTCAGCAAGCCCTGCTTCCCCAGCCAGTACAGCGCATCGTCCGACACGCCAAACAGCGGCGACCGCAGCGCCCCGATCTTGGCCACCACGTCGCGCTCATCGACCACAGCCTGCAACAAGAGCATGAGATCCCAGACTTCCTGGCGTCGGAAAAAGTGCCGCGACCCGATGATGTAATAGGGAATCCCCTGTTCCTGCAACGCGTGTTCATAGTAAGTCAGATGGGTCATCGCCGAAAACAGCAACGTCACATCGCGATACTGCACCGGACGCAAACCGTCCTCCGCAGGCACTAGCAACTCTTGCCCGACCATTTCCTTGATGCGCTTTGCGATCGCCTGCGCTTCCTTGAGTTTGCTGGTCGCCGCATCATCCGCCCCGCTCAGATGCAGGATTTCCACCATCGCACCGCCGTGGGAAGACTCGCGCGTCGCCACCATCGCTTCATACTGCGCGGCAAACTGCGGGCCGTCCTGTAGCTCAGGCATCACTCGTTCAAACAAGCGGTTCACAAAGGAAATGACCGGAGCCTGCGTCCGAAAATTATGCGCCAGCGCCACATGCTCCCCGCCGCGATCCTGAATCGCCCGTTGTGTTTCGACAAAAACCTCCAAATCGGCGCCTCGAAACCGATAGATCGACTGCTTCGCATCCCCGACCACAAACAGCTTCAACTCCGGATTCTGTGTACGTAACGCATCCAAAAGCCCTTTTTGCACCGGATTGGTATCTTGAAATTCATCGACCATCAGATAGCGCAGTTGCTGTGCCAACGCCAGACCTGCCTGCGGATGATGCAACAAGCGCACAGCCCGATTTTGCAAATCGGTAAAGTCCAGTCCACGCTCCTTGCGCTTGTGCTCCACAAACGCCGTATGCACCCGTTCCAACACGTCACAGACGTCGCGCACGGCGAGGCGCATCTCGTCAGGTACCAACTTGCCGATCACGCGCATGGCGATCGCCTTCAGTTCATTTACATCTGCCTTCAACTCTTTGATCAAGACACCCCAACCGCTCGTCAAATCGATCAAACGCTCCGCAACATCTGCCCGGTACGGCAAGTTGTCAGCCCGCCAAGCATGCAGTTGCAGCGAGAGGTCCGGCCAGGCGGCCTGCACGTCCGCTCCGCGTTTCGCCGATCCTTTCGACGTGTCCTTCTGGGAGAGGTCCACCTGAGCAATCCGCTCCATACAGCCGATCAGCCGCTCCACATCCGCTTCCAGTCCATCCGCAAGTTCGTCCAACTTGGCAAGCGATTGTTCCGCCATGCCTGCAAAGTCCTCCGTATGCTCCCGAACGCCCTGATAAAACCGTGCCAGATGATCGACCAGCGCTTCATACCCGTACTCGGTGACCAGTCGGATCACAGCCTCAGAACCAGCGGTCAACCCCTCATCCAGCACCGCTCGCAACGCCTCTTCCAGCGCCACGCGAGCTTCACTCTCCTCGAGTACCCGAAACTGCGGATCGACTCCCGCCTCCAGCGGATATTGACGCAGCAGATCGGAACAGAATCCGTGAATCGTGGTGATCGCAGCTCGCTCCACCTCTTCTTTCAACTGCCCGATCAGACGTTGTTCAACAGGAGCCGCCGTGCGCTTCCACAGGTTCAACCGCTCTCGAATCCGCGCCTTCATCTCGGCAGCCGCTTCCTTGGTAAACGTGATCGCCACGATCTGCCCTGGGCGTGCCGGCCAGCTTTGCGCCAGATTTCGTTCGGTCGCTTCCAGCTCCAGCGGCGGCAACACCAAGGGCCGCCCAGCGAGCATCGCCGTATACCGCTCCGTCAGCACCCACGTCTTCCCCGCCCCAGCACCTGCCGAGACTGACAAATCTGTGTCCAGCTCCTTGATCGCCGTCCATTGCGCTTTCGTCGGACGCGGATCACTCATCGAACTCCACCCCTTCCCTTGCCGCGCCTGCCGCATGGCTCAAAGCCCGCAAGCGGTCATATCGACACACCCGCCGATATTCACAATAGGAACAAACCACTTCGTCGCCTGGCAGAACTGCAAACGCTCCGTCGGCCATCTGCTCCCGATACTCTTCCATCGTGCGCTCAGCATGTGCAAACAGCTCCGACCAGCTCTCTTCATCCAGTTTCGTTCGCTTTTTGCCCATCCCAAGCCCGTCCAGATAGTCTGCCTTGACCAGCGCACTCGATGTCCGGTCGCCCTTTTCAATCGAAAAATAGGCCGCCCCAGCCGCCGACCCTTCTGCAAACAGCGCCTGTTCCACCGCCTTCACATAGACGGGCAGTTGAAAATCCAACCCTTGCTCCACCGCCTTGGGCATCGCTTTGGTGTTCTTCGTCTTGTAATCGACTACCACAAACGTCCCCTCACGCGTCGCGTCAACACGGTCTACCTGCCCGCGAAACTTGAGCTTCCCGACCGTCACGGGCAACGCCTGCGACTTCGGATCGGCCCCTTGGGCCGCTGGCATCCCGAACACCCACTCCAAATAGCGCGGCACCAGCGGCAAGTCCATCCCTTCCCAAGCGGCGGCCTCCACTTCAAACCACTCGGTCAGTCTGCGCAACAATCGATCTTTTTCCAACAATTGCCGCACTCCGACCTCTGTCGATCGCTCCTGTTGCGCCTTGATCCATTCCTGTTCAAAAACGGAAGCCAACTGCCCGCGCAGCCGTTCCACCCAGTCTGGTGTCATCCGTTCGGCCGCCGTCACTTGGCTGTACAACCGATACAACACCCGATGATACAAATTCCCCTTGGCAAGCGGCGACAGTTCCTCCGCTTCCTCCTGCTCTCGCTCAAGCATCAACACGCGGGACAAATAGAACTTATACCCGCACTCCCCAAACCGATTAAACTGCGACACGCTGTACACCGTTTCCTCCGAAAAGCGCTGACCGAGCTCCTCCCGAATCTTGGGATCTGCTAGGACACCGTCATACCGGCTCACAGCCACGCCCGCGGCGCGCTCCCGTTCACTCATCGCCTGCCCCACTACGCGGAACCAAAACTCCGGCTCCACCAACTCGATCGCTTGCGCAGCCAACAGTTGTGCCGCCGTCCAATCTCTCGCCTCTTGCGGATTGGAAACGTGCGCCCCGTCCTCAGGGAACAAGGCCGATCCGCCCAAATAAGCGTCCGACTCCAAGCGCTCTTTCAAATCTGGGCACAATTCAAACAACTCATCCAAGAACCGCGAGGCCAACTCCTGCTTCGACCCACCGACGTACGAAAGCCATACGCCCTCACGCGCAGTATGCAAACCCAGCAGGAAAAACAGCTTCTGCTGATCGACCTGCACCTGCGGCGAAAACAGCGGGATCTGTTCGGCCAGTTTTTCCCGCAGACCCGCTCGAAGCAACCACGGCGCAGCGGCAGGCGTCGGCCACACCCCTTCATTCAGGCCCACAAAAAACACGTGCGCGAACGACATGCCGCGTGCCGCCGATGGACTCAGAACCTGCAAGCCACCGCGCGTCCCTCGCTCCACCACGATCTCTTCCCGTTGCAAGTGGTTACGCACCACCTGCGCAAACTCCGCTCGTGAATAGAGCGCCCGATCTCCCAGCACGGAATCGAGCTGTTCCAGCGCTCCCAGCACGTTCTCCAGCGTCTCCCGCGCCTGTAATTCCCGCTGCAACTGCTCCATTCCATATCCTTTTCGCTCGCGATACTGCAACACCAAGCGCCGCTCCAACTCCACCCCCGGCATCAGATCGCGCAACGCCTGGGCGTGCGTGCCGCCTTCCGCACTGGCCGGAATGACAGCTACCAGAGCGGCCAGCCGTTCGATCCACGCCAAGACGGCCTGCAGGTCTTCCACTTCCTGCAAGCCCTTGCACGCCACATCCGTTTGCCCGCGACGCACGCGCGCCTGTTGCCCTGCGATCTCCGCCGTCAGCCGTCCGGCCCAATTTTCATACCCGTGCGCTACACCGAGCTTCCGCACAACCTGATGCAAGACGGCAGCCGACGGTCCCTGTTCCCCGCGCAGCCAGTCGGCAGCGGCCAATTGTAGCAGTAGATCGCGATTCCACGCTCCGTCCTCCAGTGCATACAGCGTGAGCAATTCCCGCATCCACGGTACCTGTTCCCCCGACAGCGACACCTGTTGTCGCAACGGAATCCCTTCTCGCTTCAACACTCGATGCCCCACGCTGCCATACCGAATCTCCCGGTTGCACAGCACCGCCAGTTCACCGAGCGGCACGCCTGCGCGGTGCAGTTCTTTCACCCGTTTCGCCACCCATAACCATTCCTTCTCCTCGGTGCGCGCACAAAACGCATGCACATGTGGAGCGGATGTCACGGGCTGGGCGTGCGGGGCAAACAGACGCTCCTGCACAGCCAACAGGTCCGCTTGCACATCCGCACCGCCTTCCTGCTCCTCTGCGAACGACAACTGCAGCCCGAGTTCGGACAATTGCTCCAACGTCCGCTCGAGCAGATCGTGCAGGCTTTCCATCCAAGCCCAGCGCTCACTCTGAAACGGCACAAACATCTTCACCTCAGCAATGCCAAGCAGAGGCTGTAACACCTTGAGCTGATGTGAGAAAAAGTCGGTAAAGGAATCGACAAACAGCATCTCGACGCCCGGAAAAACAGCAGCTACTCCATTTCCCTCCAGAATCCGTGCCGCTTCCAAATAAGCTTCTTCCGTATCTAACAACAGCGACTCGCCGCCAGACAGTTCGCGCTCATAGGCTGTGAACACTGCGGCTAAAACGGCCAGATTCTCCTCCTGTCCGCTGTCCTGCCCCCATTTCAGCAAGGTCTCTGGCCGTACCCCCGCGCGCCGCAACTCGGCAATCTGCTCACGAAATGCAGCCACCACGCTTGGCGAGTGGGCCCATTGCGCCAGCGGCACGGAGTTCCACTCCATTTCCAGTCCACGCAACACCTTGGCGATCAATCGCTCCGCCCCCAGCGAATCCAAACGCACATATGACTTACCACCGTGCCGCAACACCCGCTCAACCACTTCAAAAATGGTCAGCACCTGTTCGCCCACCATGCCGCCGAGCCCCTCAAGGGATTGTGAGCGAACCACGCTCCCTAATCCTCGCGTCGGCACGACATACAACCAAGACATGCCTCGTCCCGCCACAATCTCCTGGCGAACGCGCTCCGTCCAGATTTTCCGATGCCCGTGATGAAACGCCCCAGCCACAACTTCCCGTCCCACAGCCCGTCCCTCCTCTGCCTCATTCCTACCCATCTTCGCTCCCCCTCCCGCAAATCCTCCCTCACCAGCCCAGTCTGCACAGGCAGCCCTGCTTCCAGTTTTTCCAAGCCATTGGCACCAACAAAAAAGGACAGGCTGCTCGAGCCTATCCCTCAAGACTATTCCACGCGCAAATACCCCACCATCGGCCCTTCATGCTCCACCGTCGGATGAGTCAGGCAGACGATCCGATACGTCCCCACCTGCTTCGGTGTGAACGAAACGCTGGTCACCTTTCCCTTCTCGACATTCCCCTTCACACCTAATCCTTCAATCTCAAACGGATGAGCTTTCCCTTTCAGCCCATAAAAATGCAACGTCACCTGCTTCCCTTTATCCACCGTCAAAAATCCGGGGTCCCAGCGATAAGCTTCAATTTCTTTCCCATCTGCCAACTTTGTTTTGATCTCATTGGTCACAATCCAAAACTCCTGCTGCTTCATCCCTTGCTGAGCAACATGAACCGTTTCGGATTGCGACTGAGTTTCGGCAACACCGACGCTGACCTGTCCGACCAACACGGCCACCGTGACCGTACCGACCAACAGAGATTTCACGAACCAACTCATCCTCTAAAACCCCCCTCGCATCATGTACTCCTACTATCCCACCAGCGTCCGCCAACCATTCCCATCCTTCCCGCACATAAAAAACAGCCCAACCGGGCTGCCTTTCTCGTTCGAATCGCACAGCGTGTCAGCAGATGCGATCAATCCCTACTTTGGAACCTCAACCTCATAAGGATCTGCCAACAACTTCCCACCCTCATCAAACACCTTGACCACAAACTGCTGGCCCGCAAACTGCTTCAACATCCCATACGGTACGGTGACCACCTGAACTCGGCCCTTTTCACGCTTCAAGTGCACTTGCAGTTCAGAACCCTTTAATGAATAATCGGAAAAGATCCCGTTAAACACATAGAAACCGGTTTCCTTGCGCAGATCCACCTTTTGATCGCTCGAGATCACATCGACCGTATCCAAAAATTCGGGCGTCCGATCTGGATAGGAGAACACCAATCCCTCCACAGGCAGTTCCACATTCTGCACATCAAACTTCACCTTGGCAACCTGTCCCAGACTATGATCGGGTGACAACATGCGATTCTTCAAATCCAGCAGATAGCGCCCTTCACCAGCCGCGACCCGAATCCGCTCATTCGGCAGGGCATGCAACGCTTCATATTCGTCTGCGCCAAGCATCCGTAACATTCCGCCCAACCAGCCCGAATCGCGCATCTTCCCATCGATCGCATCATAGAACAAAACCTCTGACTTCTTTGACTCAGCCGCGGTAAAATTCACAGCCAGCAGATTCGTGTCGGTCCAAAATACCGCTTTGGCCTCCCCCTTTGGCAATTCCACCAACTGTTGCGGCTTCATGCCGACAGCAGCCTTATAGATCACAGGGGCCTCCTCCGGGTCTACAAACACCAACTGTGAGGAAAACGACGGATCGGCGGCAAACAACGTCCACCGCCCCGCCTCCGACCAATCCGATTTCCGCAAAAACGTCTCGGTTTTGCCGCGCTGTGTGCGCGAAATCTCCAAACCGTCCGATCCGTCAAACACCACCTCACCTGAGCGCTTAATCTCCGCGATCAGCCAACGCCCGACGCTATCGGTCACCGTCACCTCATACGCTTCACTCGAAGCTTTCTCTGTCTTCGAGCCCCACGACACGCGCACGCTGTACTGAATCTTCCCGCTTCCCTTCGACGCATTGTAGATCGTAAACCCCGTCATATGCGGATCGGACAAGTTTTGAGTCACCACAGATTCCTGCTCGCGCATGTCGTCAACCAATAGTGCATTCGCATCTTCGGTGCGCCGTTGCAGCAAAAAATCAAAATACGAACTGACCACATCGTAAGGAGCTAGCCCTTGCACGCCCTGATTCGACTTGGGTTGGGATAGTGTCTTCCATTCCGGCACAGCGACCAGCCCCTCTTCGCTGAACGGGGAGGTGATCAACAGACCGCACCACACCGCCACAGCGATCGTCAGTGCGGTAGTCACGCGACGGAACCAACGCGAACGCTGCTGCACACGGGTTCGACGATCATATTCCTGCAACACCTTGTTCTTAAACTGCATCGCATCGGCCGGTTGGTCTTGTTCATCTGGCTTTAACTGCTTCAGATCGTTCTTCAGATGTTTCCACTGCTGTTCCGTCATCGTAAACTCACCCCTTCCTCTGCCGCTTTACGTGCCATCTGATCAAACAGCGGATCATCGCCAAGCATTTCCTGCAGTTTCTTGAGTGCCCGATGCAGCTTGGTCCGTGTCTTCGCCGATGTCCAGCCAAAGATCGAGGCCGTCTCCTCCGTCGAAAACTCATGGATCATCCGCAGCACCACCACGTCGCGATCATCCTTTTTCAGCTTTAGCAAAGCTTCGCGCAACGCCTCTTCCTTGGCACTTATCTCCGCCCGCTCATATAATGAAAGCTCATCGCTGGCCACATCTTGCACCTCGTTGAGCGAAAATAAATTCTTAAACCGCTTCTTTCGATACCAATCGGCGACAGCACGGCGCGCGATCGCCAAAATCCAGGTTTTCGGAGCAGCTAACCCTTGGAAGCGGTCAGCTCCGACGAGAACGCGGACAAATACTTCCTGTGCGATGTCCTCCACATCCTGTCGAGACCGCACCTGATAGCCGACAAAAGCAAAAACGTCCCGGTGGTAGAGACGGTACCATTCATCAAAATCGTGTTCCACCATCGAGCCTTCCCCTCTTCCCCGCATTGAATTTCATTCTCATCTATAAATATAGTCGGGGACGCTACGAATTCTGTTACACATTCCGGCAAATAAGTAATCACACACCGAAGCGTTTCACCATTCAGATACAGAAAAAGACTGCCTGACGAACAGGCAGTCTACTGAGCGCGCTTTTCCAGCGCGAGCAAAATCGGCGGGTCGTTTTGTTGATTCAAAAAACGGTACTGCAACACATGCGCCTGCGACACATCCACGGCCTGGGCCCAAGCCAAAACCGCTTGTGTTTCGGCCTTGCCCGCATCATGCCCCGAATACAGCATCACCGTCATCACACCGCCGACTGAGAGGATGTTAAGCCCGGCTTGCAAGGCGGTGAGCGTCGATTCTGTTGTCGTTACGACGGCTGGATCACCGCCCGGCAGGTATCCCAAATTGAAGGTGATCGCCTGCACCCGACCATGCCACGCGCTCGGCACCACGTCCTGCATCTGGGCATGGCTTACCAAGTGCAGCTCGACCCGCTCACAGACACCCGCGTCGGTCAAGCGATCCCAAGCCCGACGCAACGCGGCTTCCTGCACATCAAAGCCGATCACCCGTCCCGTCGCCCCGACAGTTTCCGCCAAAAAAAGCGTATCTGAGCCCTTGCCAACCGTGGCATCGATCGCCACATCGCCCGGCTTCAGCACGTCGGTGAGCAGTTCTTTCACAAACCGCAACATCGGCCTGATCACCATGTTCCAACCTCCGCGCCAAGACCAGCGTTCGAGGATGGTTTCACTGCAACGGCAGCTACTGCTTGGGCAGACTTACCCTTGCGGCACATAATACTTCCCTTGCCACGAATCCCTTCTCTTCAACTCCGCATCGATCCCATTGAGCACCGACCACTTATCGAGCGACCACAAGGGACCGATCAGCGTATCGGGCGGTCCGTCCCCGGTCAGGCGATGAACGACCATTTCCGGTGGCAAAATCTCCAGCATATCGCAGACCAGATTGATATAGCGGTCCGGGTCTAAAAATTCCACCAGACCCTCCTCATACTGCTTCACCATCGGGGTGTACTTCAGCAGGTGCAACAAATGGATCTTGATCCCTTGCACCCCCATCTGCGCTACTGCCCGCGCCGTCTCCATCATCATTTCATCGGTCTCGCCGGGCAGACCTAAGATAATGTGTGA from Tumebacillus algifaecis encodes the following:
- a CDS encoding cupredoxin domain-containing protein codes for the protein MSWFVKSLLVGTVTVAVLVGQVSVGVAETQSQSETVHVAQQGMKQQEFWIVTNEIKTKLADGKEIEAYRWDPGFLTVDKGKQVTLHFYGLKGKAHPFEIEGLGVKGNVEKGKVTSVSFTPKQVGTYRIVCLTHPTVEHEGPMVGYLRVE
- a CDS encoding UvrD-helicase domain-containing protein; amino-acid sequence: MSDPRPTKAQWTAIKELDTDLSVSAGAGAGKTWVLTERYTAMLAGRPLVLPPLELEATERNLAQSWPARPGQIVAITFTKEAAAEMKARIRERLNLWKRTAAPVEQRLIGQLKEEVERAAITTIHGFCSDLLRQYPLEAGVDPQFRVLEESEARVALEEALRAVLDEGLTAGSEAVIRLVTEYGYEALVDHLARFYQGVREHTEDFAGMAEQSLAKLDELADGLEADVERLIGCMERIAQVDLSQKDTSKGSAKRGADVQAAWPDLSLQLHAWRADNLPYRADVAERLIDLTSGWGVLIKELKADVNELKAIAMRVIGKLVPDEMRLAVRDVCDVLERVHTAFVEHKRKERGLDFTDLQNRAVRLLHHPQAGLALAQQLRYLMVDEFQDTNPVQKGLLDALRTQNPELKLFVVGDAKQSIYRFRGADLEVFVETQRAIQDRGGEHVALAHNFRTQAPVISFVNRLFERVMPELQDGPQFAAQYEAMVATRESSHGGAMVEILHLSGADDAATSKLKEAQAIAKRIKEMVGQELLVPAEDGLRPVQYRDVTLLFSAMTHLTYYEHALQEQGIPYYIIGSRHFFRRQEVWDLMLLLQAVVDERDVVAKIGALRSPLFGVSDDALYWLGKQGLLSEVFEELETWSSVAPDDQEKLQFAARCLNSWREEQGFLSAGELVARILEVTGYEQALLLTFGGSQKVGNVRKLLDLAYDQSPERAGVLPFLQDVKVRVEAGVDEADAQVESEQSDVVKIMTVHKSKGLEFPIVILPDLAREFHLRSEGKFHYDPAFGLVPTFTEHEAWNEMGYVPQLRELDRSKALEEERRKLYVAMTRARDYLLLVGSREVPKKRMTLENSRWFDWLVAAMADGELTQMASSIQAEWPEVKWTSELEAATVRAADMPQILVQAEPEAERSQSPLRASDKVVPRRSMLSGGAPAVFPVLAAWEEVAAAGASAGAFAPAQTVERLHHLFPLTQHVQTDRSQGILLSVSALLTYLACPRQYFYQAVLRLPEVAGAKDVRSDTQEREVVTVAGVRSLSATERGSLVHRVLELLDEPDQAKTLLKRALAERGIGESDAEAVLPELQRDVDAYLQSPLFQEVQTATTRHSEWMFRLMLGPHEVTGVMDKVVRRADGAAVVIDFKTNRITEGSLLGTAQHYTPQLQLYTLVVKRLLKWEVERSVLYFTALGKEAQVSVRDADLEKMERTVRTALDHIATHDQEEAYAVAPDERPCQHCGYRLLCKGEESLDEEEPQQNGEQLSLF
- a CDS encoding tRNA (mnm(5)s(2)U34)-methyltransferase; the protein is MVIRPMLRFVKELLTDVLKPGDVAIDATVGKGSDTLFLAETVGATGRVIGFDVQEAALRRAWDRLTDAGVCERVELHLVSHAQMQDVVPSAWHGRVQAITFNLGYLPGGDPAVVTTTESTLTALQAGLNILSVGGVMTVMLYSGHDAGKAETQAVLAWAQAVDVSQAHVLQYRFLNQQNDPPILLALEKRAQ
- a CDS encoding PD-(D/E)XK nuclease family protein, which gives rise to MGRNEAEEGRAVGREVVAGAFHHGHRKIWTERVRQEIVAGRGMSWLYVVPTRGLGSVVRSQSLEGLGGMVGEQVLTIFEVVERVLRHGGKSYVRLDSLGAERLIAKVLRGLEMEWNSVPLAQWAHSPSVVAAFREQIAELRRAGVRPETLLKWGQDSGQEENLAVLAAVFTAYERELSGGESLLLDTEEAYLEAARILEGNGVAAVFPGVEMLFVDSFTDFFSHQLKVLQPLLGIAEVKMFVPFQSERWAWMESLHDLLERTLEQLSELGLQLSFAEEQEGGADVQADLLAVQERLFAPHAQPVTSAPHVHAFCARTEEKEWLWVAKRVKELHRAGVPLGELAVLCNREIRYGSVGHRVLKREGIPLRQQVSLSGEQVPWMRELLTLYALEDGAWNRDLLLQLAAADWLRGEQGPSAAVLHQVVRKLGVAHGYENWAGRLTAEIAGQQARVRRGQTDVACKGLQEVEDLQAVLAWIERLAALVAVIPASAEGGTHAQALRDLMPGVELERRLVLQYRERKGYGMEQLQRELQARETLENVLGALEQLDSVLGDRALYSRAEFAQVVRNHLQREEIVVERGTRGGLQVLSPSAARGMSFAHVFFVGLNEGVWPTPAAAPWLLRAGLREKLAEQIPLFSPQVQVDQQKLFFLLGLHTAREGVWLSYVGGSKQELASRFLDELFELCPDLKERLESDAYLGGSALFPEDGAHVSNPQEARDWTAAQLLAAQAIELVEPEFWFRVVGQAMSERERAAGVAVSRYDGVLADPKIREELGQRFSEETVYSVSQFNRFGECGYKFYLSRVLMLEREQEEAEELSPLAKGNLYHRVLYRLYSQVTAAERMTPDWVERLRGQLASVFEQEWIKAQQERSTEVGVRQLLEKDRLLRRLTEWFEVEAAAWEGMDLPLVPRYLEWVFGMPAAQGADPKSQALPVTVGKLKFRGQVDRVDATREGTFVVVDYKTKNTKAMPKAVEQGLDFQLPVYVKAVEQALFAEGSAAGAAYFSIEKGDRTSSALVKADYLDGLGMGKKRTKLDEESWSELFAHAERTMEEYREQMADGAFAVLPGDEVVCSYCEYRRVCRYDRLRALSHAAGAAREGVEFDE
- a CDS encoding RNA polymerase sigma factor encodes the protein MVEHDFDEWYRLYHRDVFAFVGYQVRSRQDVEDIAQEVFVRVLVGADRFQGLAAPKTWILAIARRAVADWYRKKRFKNLFSLNEVQDVASDELSLYERAEISAKEEALREALLKLKKDDRDVVVLRMIHEFSTEETASIFGWTSAKTRTKLHRALKKLQEMLGDDPLFDQMARKAAEEGVSLR